A single region of the Pararhodospirillum photometricum DSM 122 genome encodes:
- a CDS encoding valine--tRNA ligase, producing the protein MLDKTYNAADVEERLYARWEQSGAFACAPTSEARPYTIMMPPPNVTGSLHMGHALTFTLQDVLIRYNRMSGRDALWQPGTDHAGIATQMVVERQLAAQGKTRHDLGRAAFIDKVWEWKAESGGTIQRQLRRLGASPDWARERFTMDEGLSRAVRKVFVKLHKDGLLYRDKRLVNWDPKLHTAISDLEVEQRETVGKLWHLRYPLADEEGRFLVVATTRPETMLGDTAVAVHPEDERYKDLIGREVLLPLAGRRIPVVGDLHADPEKGSGAVKITPAHDFNDFEVGRRHNLPLINILDRDAKLNDAVPEPYRGLDRFVARERVLADLEALGLVEKVEDNPMTQPYGDRSGVIIEPWLTDQWFVDAATLAAGPVKAVQEGRMRFVPKQWENTFFEWMRNIQPWCISRQIWWGHQVPAWYGPDGTIFVEETEEEAEAAARAHYGKDEPLTRDTDVLDTWFSSALWPFSTLGWPDQTPELARYYPGDVLVTGFDIIFFWVARMMMMGEYIMGDVPFRDIYIHALVRDEKGQKMSKSKGNIIDPLDLVGQYGTDALRFTLIAMAAQGRDIKMSEQRVAGYRNFCTKLWNAARFCQMNGCEPQPDVDPRQARLPLNRWIAAKAMTCAAQVAEAIEAYRFNDAAQVAYAFVWNTFCDWYLEMAKPLLQGEAEASVQAETRAMAAWVLDTVLHILHPLMPYITEELWGNIAPRAGQLMTQPWPTGHDLAALDAEAAMDWVVALVSAVRSVRAEMNVPPGARLPLLVQGANAETLARLEAHAPLLTTLARLASLTPTEAAATKGSAQVVLGEATLILPLDGIIDLDQERQRLAKELKRLDGEIDRLDRKLDNPGFVAKAPEEVVAEQRERRADYQAQHARVTEALARIA; encoded by the coding sequence ATGCTGGACAAGACCTACAACGCCGCCGACGTCGAAGAGCGGCTCTATGCCCGCTGGGAACAGTCGGGCGCGTTTGCCTGCGCTCCCACGAGCGAGGCCCGTCCGTACACCATCATGATGCCGCCCCCCAACGTAACCGGCAGCTTGCACATGGGTCACGCCCTGACCTTCACGCTGCAAGACGTGCTGATCCGCTACAACCGCATGAGCGGCCGCGATGCCCTGTGGCAGCCCGGCACCGACCACGCGGGCATCGCCACCCAGATGGTGGTGGAGCGCCAGTTGGCCGCCCAGGGTAAGACCCGCCACGACCTCGGCCGCGCCGCCTTCATCGACAAGGTGTGGGAGTGGAAGGCCGAGTCCGGTGGCACCATCCAGCGCCAGCTCCGCCGCCTGGGCGCCTCGCCCGACTGGGCCCGCGAGCGCTTCACCATGGACGAGGGCCTGTCGCGCGCCGTGCGCAAGGTGTTCGTCAAGCTGCACAAGGACGGCCTGCTCTATCGCGACAAGCGGCTGGTCAACTGGGATCCCAAGCTGCACACCGCGATCTCCGACCTGGAGGTCGAGCAGCGCGAAACCGTGGGCAAGCTCTGGCACCTGCGCTACCCCCTCGCCGATGAAGAGGGCCGCTTCTTGGTGGTGGCCACCACCCGGCCCGAGACCATGCTGGGCGACACGGCGGTCGCCGTCCATCCCGAGGACGAGCGCTATAAGGACCTGATCGGCCGCGAGGTGCTGCTGCCGCTGGCCGGCCGGCGCATTCCGGTGGTTGGCGACCTGCACGCCGACCCGGAGAAAGGCTCGGGCGCGGTCAAGATCACCCCGGCCCACGACTTCAACGACTTTGAGGTCGGGCGCCGCCATAACCTGCCCTTGATCAACATCTTGGATCGCGACGCCAAGCTCAACGACGCGGTGCCCGAGCCCTATCGCGGCCTCGACCGCTTCGTGGCGCGCGAGCGCGTCCTCGCCGACTTGGAGGCGCTGGGCCTCGTCGAGAAGGTCGAGGACAACCCGATGACCCAGCCCTACGGCGACCGCTCGGGCGTGATCATCGAGCCCTGGCTGACCGACCAGTGGTTTGTCGATGCCGCCACCCTCGCCGCCGGCCCGGTCAAGGCGGTGCAAGAAGGGCGCATGCGCTTTGTGCCCAAGCAGTGGGAAAACACCTTCTTCGAGTGGATGCGCAACATCCAGCCCTGGTGCATCAGCCGCCAGATCTGGTGGGGCCATCAGGTGCCGGCGTGGTACGGCCCCGACGGCACCATCTTTGTCGAGGAAACCGAGGAAGAAGCCGAGGCGGCGGCCCGCGCCCACTACGGCAAGGACGAACCCCTGACCCGGGACACCGATGTCCTCGACACGTGGTTCTCCTCGGCCCTGTGGCCGTTCTCGACCCTGGGCTGGCCCGACCAGACCCCGGAACTGGCTCGCTACTACCCCGGCGACGTGCTGGTCACCGGCTTTGATATTATCTTCTTCTGGGTCGCCCGCATGATGATGATGGGCGAGTACATCATGGGCGATGTGCCCTTCCGCGACATCTACATCCATGCCCTGGTCCGCGACGAAAAGGGCCAGAAGATGTCGAAGTCGAAGGGCAACATCATCGACCCGCTCGACCTCGTGGGCCAGTACGGCACCGATGCCTTGCGCTTCACCCTGATCGCCATGGCCGCCCAGGGCCGCGACATCAAGATGAGCGAGCAGCGCGTCGCCGGGTACCGTAACTTCTGTACCAAGCTGTGGAACGCCGCCCGCTTCTGTCAGATGAACGGCTGCGAGCCCCAGCCCGACGTCGATCCCCGCCAAGCCCGCCTGCCGCTCAACCGCTGGATCGCCGCCAAGGCCATGACCTGCGCCGCCCAGGTGGCGGAGGCCATCGAGGCCTACCGCTTCAACGACGCCGCCCAGGTCGCCTACGCCTTCGTCTGGAATACCTTCTGCGACTGGTACCTGGAAATGGCCAAGCCGCTGCTCCAGGGCGAGGCCGAGGCCAGCGTCCAGGCCGAAACCCGGGCCATGGCCGCCTGGGTCCTCGATACGGTGCTGCACATTTTGCACCCCTTGATGCCCTACATCACCGAGGAGCTGTGGGGCAACATCGCGCCGCGCGCCGGTCAGTTGATGACCCAGCCCTGGCCCACCGGCCATGATCTGGCCGCTCTCGATGCCGAGGCGGCCATGGATTGGGTGGTTGCCCTGGTCTCAGCAGTGCGCTCGGTGCGCGCCGAAATGAACGTGCCGCCCGGCGCCCGCCTGCCGCTCCTGGTGCAAGGCGCCAACGCCGAGACCCTGGCCCGCCTGGAGGCGCATGCCCCCTTGCTCACCACCTTGGCCCGACTGGCCAGCCTGACCCCGACCGAGGCCGCCGCCACCAAGGGCTCGGCCCAAGTCGTGCTGGGCGAAGCCACCTTGATCCTGCCCCTCGACGGCATCATCGACCTCGACCAGGAGCGCCAGCGCCTCGCCAAGGAACTGAAGCGCCTGGACGGCGAAATCGACCGCCTGGAC
- a CDS encoding DUF2497 domain-containing protein has translation MFEPEPQDDRLMSLNTENTAGGLLAELATAVARERSAALGNGSLTIEEIVREILRELLKTWLDENLPGMTERLVQKEIERLVARSEKL, from the coding sequence ATGTTTGAGCCTGAGCCCCAAGACGACCGACTGATGTCGCTCAATACAGAAAATACCGCCGGTGGTTTGCTGGCCGAGCTGGCTACGGCCGTCGCGCGCGAACGCTCGGCCGCCCTGGGCAACGGCTCGCTCACCATTGAGGAGATCGTGCGCGAGATCCTGCGCGAGCTGCTCAAGACTTGGCTCGACGAGAACCTGCCGGGCATGACCGAGCGCTTGGTGCAAAAGGAGATCGAGCGCTTGGTAGCCCGCTCCGAAAAGCTTTGA